ACCAACCCCGAAAAAGAGCTTACGGTAAATGGTACAATGAAAACATCAGGTATGACCTTAAAAGATCCTCTGGAAAAACTTGGGGCAGATGAAAATTATTCTTTCTTAATTAAATCTCCCGCTCCCCAAAATAAAATCACTTCTTATAATGAGTCTTTTGTACCCACTACCCCGGCGCCTATTAATCTGATTCAGTACAAAATCACTTGTAATAGTGCAGACAAAGATTGGGTAGATGAATATGACACTAAAATTAATTCAAATAAATTTTTAGTTGTTATTGCCTCATATGGCTTTACGCAGCCCGTATTCACTTATACCTCAACTGTAATTACTCCTGTACCCGAAATTTATGCCTACAATACCAATGGTACATGGAAACTCAAAGCTGATTATGTAGGGTTTTCAACAGATGATTCTTTACCTGATGGGGTCTGGACACTCAATTTACTGGTTTTTGACAGAGCTTATGCAAAAGAATTTACCTCTACGCAAACCGTTAACACCTCAGGAACAGGCGCTGCTTCTGCTCCTTTAATCCAATAATAAAAAGAAGATGAAAAAAATAACCACACTTTTATTTGCAACATGTACTTATTTTGGAGCCAGCGCACAAGTGGGAATAAATACAAAAAATCCGCAGGGGATGCTGGATGTTCAGGGAGGAACACTTATTGAATCTTATGTCATTGATACCGCTAATTCAGATGCAACGGGTAACTATTATCTGCTTACGCGTTCAAAAGATACAACACCAGTAGGAAAGGTCAAGCTTCTTGATATTTCTCTTCGAAATGTAGCTCCTGTTAATACATATACTATTATACTTAAAAATGTGAGCCAGACAGATGTTGTCAACCTTAACACAGGCCTGGAAACGGATAAATATGTAGTAGCCATTACCGGAGCCGTTTTCACAGATGCTACAGCGGGGGTAAATACAACAACAAGCGTCACATCATATGGAGCCTATTCTACAGAAATAACCCATGTGTCAAGCGGAGGAAAAACGTATAATGCTGTTAACCTAGGTTTTAAGGGAGCAGGCACAACCTCTGCGCAGAACGGAACCTGGACACTTACACTTTGCGTGTATGAAAAAGCACTCATTAAAGACTGGGGAACTTACACAGGAAGTGTAGACGATTCATTTACAGGAACTTCAACTAACACACCAATAGGACTTCAATAAAATAATATGAAAAAAGTAATTTACAGCACAATTATATTTCTTTTAGGAATATATATTAATGCTCAAAATACAAAAATAGGAATCAATACCACAACACCAGCAGAAACCCTTGATGTAAACGGTTCAAGCCTTACCAATTCTTTATATTTAAGAAATCCTGGTGAACCAGATAAAACGGGAGGTCGTTTCCTTGCTACTTCTAAAAACACCCTGGATTTGTATAATCCTGCGCTTGAAACCAGCGGATTATTTAATTATATGAAGCTTACCATTTCAGGAGTTCCTTCCACAGGCATTACAGATTATGATACTAAAATAGATGCCACTAAATTTCTGGTAGTAGTGCATAATTATTCATTTCAACTTAATAATGGTTCTACAAAAGTTGCTCTTGACTATGGCAGTAACGGCGTTAATGATAACAAACAGGGGTCTCCGAATGTAAATACCTTTAAAAGTAACGGAACCTGGCACATCAGAGCAAATTTTACGAATAGCAGATTAGAACGTTATACCAACCCGAATGGCGCTTACAACAGTTTTAAAGTTGATCTTTATTTAATGGCTTATAAATATCTAATCACAAAACAGAATATTAATGATGATTCCAAAGATCTGGGTGGTACAAACGGATCCGCACAAGTACTGAGCAAGCCTTCCGGTTTTTAATTATTTAAAAAATTAATTTCCGTTCATCAATTTCTAAAAATCTATACAACATCCAAGGCTACTCAGCCCCTGAATCTCCAAGGTCTCATGACTGCGGAGATTTTTTTATCCTGTCAAAATTTAAAATCTTTCCAAGAGTAAGCTCCCAATTTCCTTTATATTAAATTTTCGCTTTACAGATAAAAAACATTCGCTATTTTTTTAGAATTTTTATTTTCCTGAAATAACCTGAAAACTCAATAAATTCAACACTTTTTAAGTATTTTTACCTAATAATATAAATAACTTATGAAAAAATTCATATTGGCGGGAATAGTGACTTTGGGAGGGTTTCTTACTGCAAGTGCACAGTGTAAACCTGTAAACACATTGGTAGAAAATTTCGATGCATGGAAAGACATCAACAAATGCTGGACCACTCAAGGGGGAAAAGCAATGCTTTATGCAAGTGACAAAAAGATTATCTTCTATTCCATGACCAGTCCTGGAGAGAATATGTATCTGGTAACTCCGGAAATAAAAGCAGGCAATTATACTCTAAGCCTTGATATTTCGGATAACGGTGGAGAAACTTCACTGGAGATTTTCTCAGTAGGCAATGCATCTGATGCAAAATCTTACACATCCATTGCTAAAGCCTCTAAAATTTCGGGAGAAAAGAAAACCTATACCATTTCTATCAAAAAAGATACGCATCTGGCATTGAAAGTATTACTGAACGGTGTACATCAGGCTGTTTATGTAGATAATTTCTCTTTGACCCCTAAAAAATAAAGATCACAACATACTAAAAATCATTACACTTAAAAGTATCATTGCTAGCAATGATACTTTTTTATAAAAAGTGATAAAGGAAAATAACATCTCCGGTATAAGCAGGCTTTATATGACCTTTAATCAATAATTTAGCTTCCACAACTGCTTTTACGGTCCCTCTGAGATTCATTACAGACTGTACAGTTGCCTGAAGCCTTACATCGTTATTTACAAGAACAGCATCTCCGAATTTAAAATTCTCTATTCCGTAATTAATTTCCATTTTCACATTTCTCACGTCTGCAATCTGTTTCCAGAGATAGGGAATCAAAGATAATGTTAAATAACCATGCGCAATAGTTGAGTGAAAAGGACCTTCTTTTTCAGCTTTTTCCTGATCCGTATGGATCCACTGATGATCCAAAGTAGCATCTGCAAACCTGTTGATCTGATTCTGATCTATCCTGTGCCAGGAAGACTCTCCAATCATCTTCCCTTCAAGAGACTTATAGTCATTAAAACTATTAATAATTATCATATTTCTGTACCTTAGGATTAAAATATTTATGACAGCTGTTATTCTGCTGTAATAATTGTACCAAGTCTGTATAATAGATTTTATAACCACACTGTTCTCCTCTCTTTTCAAATTATTTAAAAAAACCTCTCACAAAAAGTAAGAGGCTAATGAACGTCATGAAAATAAAAAGTAATTTATATTTCATCAATGTTCTTGTAAACAATATATCCAGATACTGAATCATGGATTTTAATGAGAAAAAATATAAATATGATACTTTATATGGATATCACATAAGATATCCGCTGCTTAAATTTATTATGCCAACTTTACGTTAACAGCATTTAAACCTTTATCTCCTTTTTGTACATCAAAAACTACTTTATCATTTTCACGGACAGATCTTGTGTTTAATCCTGAAGAATGTACAAATATATCTTTACTTCCGTCTGCCGGAGTAATAAAACCGAAGCCTTTTGCTTCATTGAAAAATTTTACGGTGCCTTCTTGCATAGTAATTGTTATTAAAAATTGTGTATTATGATCTGTAAACGCTACAGATTTTATTTATGATACTCCGACAGATATAGTACTGCCTATGAGCGGTTGAATATTTTTAAGTTTCGGATGCTTCAACGTCTTTATTGCTGAAGAAACCGGACCCACCATAATTTCTACAGGATTATTGAGGATCATTTGGGCAAAATGTTTTATGCTTCCAGACATTGTAGCCGAAAAAAACAGGGTTTGCCTTCTTTGGGAAATGAGATCCAATACTTTTTTTATGTCATTAATAAATCCCATATCAAGCATCTTATCTGCATCATCTAGTACGAACAGTTCAATTTTAGAAAGATCAATATGTCTTAGATTTTCTACATCAAGCAGTCTTCTTGGTGTTGCGACCAAAACATCTACCCTTTTTCTCAATGCAGCAAGCTGACTTCCGATAGAAACCCCTTCATATAGGGAAAGCTGAGATAACGGTAAATATTTACTGTAAATTTTAAGATCTTCTTCTATTTGTATCGCCAGTTCTGAGGTAGGGGTAAGTATTAAAGTCCGTATTTCTTTATGATCCGGAGTCTGTCTTTTCAGCAGCTGCAAAATAGGCATAGCAAATGCAGCTGTTTTCCCGGAACCTCTGTCCGCAGACACTGCAACATCTCTTCCCGCCAGAATATGCGGAATTGCAGAATACTGTATTTCAGTAGGTCTGGAATATCCGGCTTCTGTCACCGCACGGATAATGGGATTGATTAGATTTAAATTTTTAAAATTCATTATAAATTCCGGTTTTTCCGGTATTTTACAAACAAATCTGACGATCAGAATTTGATTGGGTATATTATAATGATAAACAAAAAGAGGGTCTTTTTCTGCTCATCCTTTTCTTGCTTCAGCTTCAATAATACTTTTAGATATTAGGGATTACCCGGCAATAACGTGTCGCTCTTATCTACAATAGAACTTTATAATCTTTTATTCGCGTTACGGAAATCAGGAGTATAAATTGGTAGCTGAAAAAGCAAACTGAAAGAAAAAATGTGATTTTAAACTATGCAGAATAGCAAAGGCAGTGACCTGTTTTTATAAATGTTCAGCAAACTTACAATAAAAAAAGACAAACATCACTGTATTTAATTAACTGATAATCAAAAATATATTCGTACCTTCTGCAAATAACCCGAATTGTTTGGCAGCGCAGATGATTTTAAACTACGAAACATGCAGACTTCTTCCCCACTAGCAGCACCCTGCCCCCAAACATCAGACTCACAAACTACACCGCATGTAAGAATTGCCTATTTCATTATGGTACACCATAAGCCTGAAATATTTAAAGACATGTTTCAGAAGATCTATGCAAGGGATCAGTTTTATCTTATCCATATTGACAGAAAAGCCAAACCTGATTTTATAGAAGAAATACAGCAGTATATCATTCAGTTTCCCAATGCTTACATTCTGGACAGTATCAATATTGTTGCAGGAGGATTTAATATAGTTCAGGCTGAACTGAATGCTATGGAATTTCTTTTAAATGTAAGCAAAGAATGGGATTATTTTATTAATCTAAGCGGTGAAGATTATCCCCTGAAATCACAAAATATCATCCGTAAATTTCTTACCCTCAATAAGGGCCGAAATTATCTTTTCTACTATGACCAGAAGTTTTACAGGCCAGATACCCTGCAGAGAATACAAAACCATTTTACGGAATTAGCCTATATTATTTCAACTTTCATCTACAAAAGAGCTTTTATGAAGGATGTGACACCTTATATTGGTGGAAAATGGTTTATTTTCACCAGAGAAACCTGTACATTTCTGACCAATAATAAAATGGTAATGGATTTTGAGGATTACTATCTCCATACTTTTTTACCAGCAGAATCTTTTTTTCAGACTGTCCTTATGAATACATCATTTAATGATATTATTATCAATGACGATAAAAGAGCGGTACTTGAGAAATCCATTTTTCAAACAACACAGAGTATATCTAATTATATTAAATCTTTAAAATCCGGCAATCAGCTTTTTATCAGAAAAGTCAACAAGAAAACGGATGAAAGTATCAGAAAATACATGAACGAAAATTATCTTACCCCCCTTCCCTATGTGAATGAAATTGAAAGGGAGCTAAAAAGGGATAATCGTCAAAACAATTGATTTTTGACCAGCTCATCCAGAGTTTTTAAAACAGATCCCGCTCAATGTTTTTGCGCTAAATCATTATATTTGAAAAAACATCATAAAACCTGTTTTCTCCGAATAAAAATATGGAAAAAAAGCTGACACCGGAACATTTAAAATTGATAACCTTAGAAAGTCAGGGATTAACACGAAATACACCTTTCGGAGCCGGAAAAACTGCAGTTTTGAATACTTTGGAACACCTCGGATATATACAGATTGATACGTTATCTATGGTAGAACGGGCTCATCATCATACGCTTTGGACAAGAATCCCGGATTTCCAGGCAGATTATCTGGAAGAACTGGTGGAAGAACGTAAGGTATTTGAATATTGGTTCCATGCTGCTTCCTACCTTCCCATGAAGGATTTCCGGTATGTTTTGCCCCAAATGCTGGTCATTAAACGAGGTGAATCCCGTTACTATAATGCTGATCCTAAAGTGATGGAATATGTAACAGATACCATCCGAAATGAAGGGCCTAAAAGAGCAAGAGATTTTGAAAATGAAAGTCATAAAGCAGGTAGCTGGTGGAACTGGAAACCTGCTAAATTAGCTCTTGAAAGACTTTTCATGCAGGGTGATCTGATGATAAGCGGACGTTCCGGAATGCAGAAAACGTATGATCTTGCGGAGAGAGTATTACCGTCTTCCATTGATACTACAGAGCCTACCTCACTTGAACTTGCAGAATATCTGGTAAAAACCAATCTGAGAGCTTACGGATTTACCACTTTAAAACAAATCACTCATCTTCGGAAAGGAAATGATTTAAAGAAAAACGTTACTCAGGTTTTACAGGCTATGCTGGAAGAAGGATCAATATCTCAGGTCAAAATAGAAGGATTGTCTTCTGCTTTTGTTCAGAATGATGTCTTTGAAAAGACATTTAATCTTAAAAATTCCAATATCTGGCTGCTGTCTCCTTTTGATAACGCTATTATTCATCGAGATAGAATCAAGCAGGTCTTTGATTTTGATTTCCGCCTGGAATGTTATACACCAAAGGAAAAAAGACAATACGGCTATTTCTGCCTGCCTATTTTGTTTGGAGATCAGTTTATCGGAAGGGTTGACTGTAAAGCACACAGAAAAGAAAAGAAGCTGGAACTTATTCATTTACATATCGAAAACAGTGCGATAGAAACTGAGTTATGGCTTAAACCTTTCGTAGAAACATTACGGCGTTTTGCCATTTTCAATAACTGTGAATCATTGGTTCTTACAAAGGTAAGCCCATCAAAATTGGGTGCTAGTGTAAAAAAAGAATTGTCAGGATTAAAGTTTAAAAAGTAATAGGTGGCTATTTAAAAGACAAATCACATTATTGACTTCAATAATGTGATTTTATTTTTTTCAGGATGATCCCGCTTAGTTTAATTTCTGATTTGTTTTCTGAACAAAATCATTCCATTGCTGATTCAGGTAACTGACTGCTTTCTTTTTCTCATTATCATTCAAAGAAGAGTAATTAATAGAATTGAATACCAGTTTTTTTAATGCTTTCACACCCAGTTCCCAATAGACCTGTGTCACCCAGAAATCATAGCTCAGTCCTGTGTATCCATATACAGACGGATCATCACTGCTGATCGAGCATTGCACTCCATTGCTTAATAAAACCCTTGCAGGGTGGTTTCTCAGATCACTTACATATCCTAAGATCTGATTACTAATCGGACTTACCTCTACCAGCTTGTTCTGTTTTCTGATCTGTTCCATGGTTTTTGGGAAGTAAATAAGATTCAGTCCGTGACCAATTCTTTTATTATTTAACAGAGCAACATCCAGAATATTTTTATTCAGGATAGAATTACTTTCTCCGGCATGAAGGAAAAGAGGCAGTTCTACTCCGTACTTTTTACTAAGTCCACTCATTTGTGTCCAGCTTTTCTCAAAAAAGCTGATGTTATGCCCGGCAGCTTCATCTGCTACAAGATCAAAACCTGAGATCATATCCGGAAATTCTTTTTTCATTTCAAATGCCGTTTCCAGCTGCTTCTCAATGCTTTCATTATCCAAGAATTTAAAACTTGAATAGATTAATTTCAAAGTGAACTGCGGATCAGATTTGTGTATTTCTTTAAGAATATCCTGCAGATCCGTGATGGACGTTTTCAAAGGATATTTCCCGTGCTGAAAATCATAAAGTTCATCAAAGATATACCTGATTTCTACGTGCTGTACTTTGTCTTTTATTAAATCCTGAAATCCTTTCAGATAATATTCTTTAAAGAAAGGACGATATGGAAGCAGCAGACTGATGCGTTTAAAACGTTTTTCAAATTCAATCCAATAATCTGTGTAAGAACATAAACTATCTCTTTTCAGTGTTAGAAGATCTTGTAATTCTTTTTCAAAACCGGGTGTTGAAGCCAGTTTTTTCTCAAGGCTTACAAATCCGGCCGGGACTTTTCCCTTTTCAAAAAATCCAAGCTGTCCGAAAATAAACTGGTCATTATCTTTCTGATCGAAAACATAGCATTCCTGATATTTTCTCGCTGCCGAAATAATCCATTTCACATCTGTAATTCCTCCGCTATGTGTATGCAGCAATCCTCCTTTTGGCATGGTCTGAAGAACTTCAAACAGCTTGCTGCCTTCTATTAATGGTTTTAATTCATTAAAAGAACTGTTATATAAAGATATTTTCTTTGCATCTGTATCACTAAGAAGCTGTTTACGGAGCTGGAATAGTTTTTTGTCCAACGCCATTTCTGCATCGGATAATTGTATATCAGCATCAAATGCCATCGCCTCGTTTTCTTTCTCTGACAGCGACAGGTTCTGCTGGTATACAGATTTTTCATTCACTTTATTTTGTCCCCAAAATAAGGGTGCTCCCAAAAGTGATATATAGATAAGGTATTTTTTCATCATAATATAGGTGGGGTTTGTACTATCGGTTATGTCTTAACCGATAAAAGTAGCTTGTTACAGCAAAAATTGTGCAAAATAAAGCTATTTCAAAAATAAGATTAATTTTTCTGTAAAAAACCTTCCTATATTTCTTTTCTATTACAAATGATTCTTTGTTTTTTTGCGGGGATCTGAAAGATAATAATGCCATAATATCATAGATGCTACTGACCGGAAAGGTGTCCATTGTTCCGTAATTTCCAGAATTTCATCTCTGGTAACTGTGGGAGAAAGCTTTTTCAGACGCTTTAATGCATTGACAGCTGCGAGGTCTCCAATAGGAAAAATATCTGTTCTTTGGAGTGTAAACATTAAATAGACATCAATGGTCCAGTTTCCGATGCCTTTTAGCCGGATTAATGTTTCCCGAACTTCATCATTAGACATTACTGCTATTTTTTCAAGGTTGATTTCTCCATTTACAATCGCCTGAGCCAGCCCTCTTATATAAATTGTTTTCTGACGGCTTACGTAGCACGCTCTCATTTCATCATCGCTGAGTTTTAGGATCTGCTCCGGGGTTAATTCTTTTGTTTTTTCTTTTAACTGTTGCAGTGCTGCCAATGCTGATGCTAATGAAACCTGCTGTTCCAGAATAATATGAACAAGCGTTTCAAAAGTATTTCCTCTTGTCCACATTGGAGGATAGCCATGGGCTTCAAGAACTGATTTTAAATCATGATCATAATGGGCTAAATGCTCACACAGATTATGG
The nucleotide sequence above comes from Chryseobacterium sp. 7. Encoded proteins:
- a CDS encoding DEAD/DEAH box helicase; its protein translation is MNFKNLNLINPIIRAVTEAGYSRPTEIQYSAIPHILAGRDVAVSADRGSGKTAAFAMPILQLLKRQTPDHKEIRTLILTPTSELAIQIEEDLKIYSKYLPLSQLSLYEGVSIGSQLAALRKRVDVLVATPRRLLDVENLRHIDLSKIELFVLDDADKMLDMGFINDIKKVLDLISQRRQTLFFSATMSGSIKHFAQMILNNPVEIMVGPVSSAIKTLKHPKLKNIQPLIGSTISVGVS
- a CDS encoding adenosine kinase, with product MMKKYLIYISLLGAPLFWGQNKVNEKSVYQQNLSLSEKENEAMAFDADIQLSDAEMALDKKLFQLRKQLLSDTDAKKISLYNSSFNELKPLIEGSKLFEVLQTMPKGGLLHTHSGGITDVKWIISAARKYQECYVFDQKDNDQFIFGQLGFFEKGKVPAGFVSLEKKLASTPGFEKELQDLLTLKRDSLCSYTDYWIEFEKRFKRISLLLPYRPFFKEYYLKGFQDLIKDKVQHVEIRYIFDELYDFQHGKYPLKTSITDLQDILKEIHKSDPQFTLKLIYSSFKFLDNESIEKQLETAFEMKKEFPDMISGFDLVADEAAGHNISFFEKSWTQMSGLSKKYGVELPLFLHAGESNSILNKNILDVALLNNKRIGHGLNLIYFPKTMEQIRKQNKLVEVSPISNQILGYVSDLRNHPARVLLSNGVQCSISSDDPSVYGYTGLSYDFWVTQVYWELGVKALKKLVFNSINYSSLNDNEKKKAVSYLNQQWNDFVQKTNQKLN
- a CDS encoding DNA-3-methyladenine glycosylase family protein encodes the protein MMNKNIKHPEIEAETFNSENFHNLCEHLAHYDHDLKSVLEAHGYPPMWTRGNTFETLVHIILEQQVSLASALAALQQLKEKTKELTPEQILKLSDDEMRACYVSRQKTIYIRGLAQAIVNGEINLEKIAVMSNDEVRETLIRLKGIGNWTIDVYLMFTLQRTDIFPIGDLAAVNALKRLKKLSPTVTRDEILEITEQWTPFRSVASMILWHYYLSDPRKKTKNHL
- a CDS encoding MaoC family dehydratase, producing the protein MIIINSFNDYKSLEGKMIGESSWHRIDQNQINRFADATLDHQWIHTDQEKAEKEGPFHSTIAHGYLTLSLIPYLWKQIADVRNVKMEINYGIENFKFGDAVLVNNDVRLQATVQSVMNLRGTVKAVVEAKLLIKGHIKPAYTGDVIFLYHFL
- a CDS encoding beta-1,6-N-acetylglucosaminyltransferase, with product MQTSSPLAAPCPQTSDSQTTPHVRIAYFIMVHHKPEIFKDMFQKIYARDQFYLIHIDRKAKPDFIEEIQQYIIQFPNAYILDSINIVAGGFNIVQAELNAMEFLLNVSKEWDYFINLSGEDYPLKSQNIIRKFLTLNKGRNYLFYYDQKFYRPDTLQRIQNHFTELAYIISTFIYKRAFMKDVTPYIGGKWFIFTRETCTFLTNNKMVMDFEDYYLHTFLPAESFFQTVLMNTSFNDIIINDDKRAVLEKSIFQTTQSISNYIKSLKSGNQLFIRKVNKKTDESIRKYMNENYLTPLPYVNEIERELKRDNRQNN
- a CDS encoding cold-shock protein, which translates into the protein MQEGTVKFFNEAKGFGFITPADGSKDIFVHSSGLNTRSVRENDKVVFDVQKGDKGLNAVNVKLA
- a CDS encoding winged helix-turn-helix domain-containing protein, translating into MEKKLTPEHLKLITLESQGLTRNTPFGAGKTAVLNTLEHLGYIQIDTLSMVERAHHHTLWTRIPDFQADYLEELVEERKVFEYWFHAASYLPMKDFRYVLPQMLVIKRGESRYYNADPKVMEYVTDTIRNEGPKRARDFENESHKAGSWWNWKPAKLALERLFMQGDLMISGRSGMQKTYDLAERVLPSSIDTTEPTSLELAEYLVKTNLRAYGFTTLKQITHLRKGNDLKKNVTQVLQAMLEEGSISQVKIEGLSSAFVQNDVFEKTFNLKNSNIWLLSPFDNAIIHRDRIKQVFDFDFRLECYTPKEKRQYGYFCLPILFGDQFIGRVDCKAHRKEKKLELIHLHIENSAIETELWLKPFVETLRRFAIFNNCESLVLTKVSPSKLGASVKKELSGLKFKK